A region from the Aegilops tauschii subsp. strangulata cultivar AL8/78 chromosome 5, Aet v6.0, whole genome shotgun sequence genome encodes:
- the LOC109744500 gene encoding pectinesterase → MSPLYCHGKPRPLLVLLAVTLTLLAAAATADDVSSGTAPFYPSAEAAAAAHCDGTLYPELCLSTLADIPDLHKKPLPDVICAAVNRTETEVTTMSANCSAYLHGRSLTSRDHLAVMDCMELLDTTMDELVATTADLQSPSAARRPTMEHAVTVLSAAITNQQTCLEGFSYQKGGEVRRYMEPGIRHIARMVSNSLAMAKKMPGAGTGGSKPSPSTEETESVARQPFTGYGQVVKGGFPRWVRPGDRRLLQAPASGITANAVVAKDGSGGFTTVSAAVAAAPTNSKSRYVIYIKAGAYMENVEVGKSHKNLMFIGDGMGKTVIKASLNVVDGSTTFRSATVAVVGSNFLARDLTIENAAGPSKHQAVALRVGADLSAFYRCSFVGYQDTLYVHSLRQFFRECDIYGTIDFVFGNSAAVLQSCNLYARRPLPNQSNIYTAQGRTDPNQNTGISVQKCKVAAASDLAAVQSSFRTYLGRPWKQYSRTVFIQSELDSVVDPAGWLAWDGTFALDTLYYAEYQNTGPGAGTSGRVSWMGYRGVISASEASTFTVGSFIDGDVWLAGTSIPFSGGL, encoded by the exons ATGTCACCCTTGTACTGCCACGGGAAACCAAGGCCTCTCCTCGTCCTCCTCGCGGTCACCCTCACACTACTCGCCGCCGCAGCCACGGCCGACGATGTCTCCTCCGGCACGGCCCCCTTCTACCCCTCCGcggaggcggccgcggcggcgcacTGCGACGGCACGCTGTACCCGGAGCTCTGCCTGTCGACTCTCGCCGACATCCCGGACCTCCACAAGAAGCCGCTCCCGGACGTCATCTGCGCGGCCGTGAACCGCACCGAGACCGAGGTGACCACCATGTCCGCCAACTGCTCCGCCTACCTCCACGGGAGGTCCCTCACCTCGCGCGACCACCTAGCCGTCATGGACTGCATGGAGCTCCTCGACACCACCATGGACGAGCTCGTGGCCACCACGGCCGACCTGCAGTCGCCGTCCGCGGCGAGGCGGCCGACCATGGAGCACGCCGTGACGGTGCTCTCGGCGGCCATCACCAACCAGCAGACCTGCCTGGAGGGCTTCTCGTACCAGAAGGGTGGGGAGGTGCGGCGCTACATGGAGCCCGGCATCCGCCACATCGCGCGGATGGTCAGCAACTCGCTGGCCATGGCCAAGAAGATGCCCGGTGCCGGGACTGGCGGTTCAAAGCCTTCACCGTCGACGGAGGAAACGGAGAGCGTCGCGCGGCAGCCGTTCACGGGGTACGGGCAGGTGGTGAAGGGGGGCTTCCCGCGGTGGGTGAGGCCCGGGGACCGGCGGCTGCTGCAGGCGCCGGCGTCGGGCATCACGGCGAACGCGGTGGTGGCCAAGGACGGGAGCGGGGGGTTCACGACGGTGTCGGCCGCGGTGGCCGCGGCGCCGACCAACTCGAAGAGCAGGTACGTGATCTACATCAAGGCCGGGGCGTACATGGAGAACGTGGAGGTGGGGAAGAGCCACAAGAACCTCATGTTCATCGGCGACGGCATGGGCAAGACGGTGATCAAGGCCAGCCTCAACGTCGTCGACGGCTCCACCACCTTCCGCTCCGCCACAGTCG CTGTGGTGGGCAGCAACTTCCTGGCCCGCGACCTGACCATCGAGAACGCGGCGGGCCCGTCCAAGCACCAGGCGGTGGCGCTCCGCGTCGGCGCCGACCTCTCGGCCTTCTACCGGTGCAGCTTCGTGGGCTACCAGGACACCCTCTACGTGCACTCGCTCCGGCAGTTCTTCCGCGAGTGCGACATCTACGGCACCATCGACTTCGTCTTCGGCAACTCCGCCGCCGTGCTCCAGAGCTGCAACCTCTACGCGCGTCGGCCCCTCCCCAACCAGAGCAACATCTACACGGCGCAGGGCCGGACCGACCCCAACCAGAACACCGGCATCTCCGTCCAGAAGTGCAAGGTGGCCGCCGCCTCCGACCTCGCCGCCGTGCAGTCCAGCTTCAGGACCTACCTCGGCCGACCGTGGAAGCAGTACTCGCGCACCGTGTTCATTCAGTCGGAGCTCGACAGCGTCGTCGACCCCGCCGGCTGGCTCGCGTGGGACGGCACCTTCGCGCTTGACACGCTCTACTACGCCGAGTACCAGAACACGGGGCCCGGCGCCGGCACGTCCGGCCGGGTGTCGTGGATGGGGTACCGCGGCGTCATTAGCGCGTCCGAGGCCAGCACCTTCACCGTGGGGTCCTTCATCGACGGCGACGTCTGGCTCGCCGGCACGTCCATCCCGTTCTCCGGCGGGTTGTGA